The Corynebacterium confusum genome has a window encoding:
- a CDS encoding alpha/beta hydrolase-fold protein: protein MRTSAPKPSPRQARNTYQTRTRRGLAAAALPTALAVGIALLPNATAQQGLGDLSSSSSGSSLSDSFAPSAPPKRTPVDTTYPDVEGLPEGVDIERVEYLTNRHLMVYIKSAAMPDKLQKVQIQLARDWYSNPEATFPEVWALDGLRARDDESGWTIETNILNQYADRNVNLIMPVGGESSFYADWQRPDNGTHYQWETFLTQELVPILDNEYRSNHKRAVTGISMGGTAAVNLAERNPHLFDFVGSFSGYLDTTSSGMPAAIRAAQMDAGGYNSDAMWGPPGSQDWIDHDPKLGIENLKDMKVYISAGSGKDDFGNPESVAKGPANMAGIGLEAISRMSGGTFMTYAKRAGVEPEAHFRPSGVHSWEYWQFEMQQAWPSIADALAIPKEDRGADCQAIGAIGEATRSGTIGECVNNEYDAGDNGKAQDFSAGTAYWSPETGAKALVGRINARYSEMGGPGSWLGFPLTNEVKTPDQRGRFVHFENGSIYWTAKTGAYAIPKDMVEAWGKNGWEGGDLKYPTSAPQEVNGGFQQEFENGVLTRNPDNSHHIVHGAIGAKYKEMGGATTGLGFPTSDEIKIKGGAFQEFEHGNIYWSPKTGAHFIMHGKLFDAWGDRGFEQGEMGYPTSDTEQIPAGGLTQKFQKGTLSEIFGRVQKS, encoded by the coding sequence ATGCGCACATCCGCTCCGAAGCCCTCCCCGCGCCAGGCGCGCAACACGTACCAGACTCGTACCCGCCGCGGGCTGGCCGCCGCGGCCTTGCCCACGGCGCTGGCCGTCGGCATCGCCCTGCTGCCTAACGCCACCGCCCAGCAGGGCCTGGGAGATCTCAGCTCCTCCTCGTCTGGGTCGAGCCTGTCGGATTCTTTCGCCCCCTCGGCGCCGCCGAAGCGTACCCCGGTTGACACCACCTACCCGGACGTCGAAGGCCTGCCGGAGGGCGTGGACATCGAGCGCGTGGAGTACCTGACCAACCGCCACCTGATGGTCTACATCAAGTCCGCGGCCATGCCGGACAAGCTGCAGAAGGTCCAGATCCAGCTGGCGCGTGACTGGTACTCCAACCCGGAGGCCACCTTCCCGGAAGTCTGGGCCCTGGACGGCCTGCGCGCCCGCGACGACGAGTCCGGCTGGACCATCGAGACCAACATCCTGAACCAGTACGCCGACCGCAACGTGAACCTGATCATGCCGGTGGGCGGCGAGTCCTCCTTCTATGCCGACTGGCAGCGCCCAGACAACGGCACCCACTACCAGTGGGAGACCTTCCTGACCCAAGAGCTGGTGCCGATCCTGGACAACGAGTACCGCTCCAACCACAAGCGCGCCGTGACGGGTATCTCCATGGGCGGTACCGCCGCGGTCAACCTGGCCGAGCGCAACCCGCACCTGTTCGACTTCGTGGGCTCCTTCTCCGGCTACCTTGACACCACCAGCAGCGGCATGCCGGCCGCCATCCGCGCCGCGCAGATGGACGCCGGCGGGTACAACTCGGACGCCATGTGGGGCCCGCCGGGCTCCCAGGACTGGATCGACCACGACCCGAAGCTGGGCATCGAAAACCTGAAGGACATGAAGGTCTACATCTCCGCCGGCTCCGGCAAGGACGACTTCGGCAACCCCGAGTCCGTCGCCAAGGGCCCGGCGAACATGGCCGGTATCGGCCTGGAGGCCATCTCGCGCATGTCCGGCGGAACCTTCATGACCTACGCCAAGCGCGCCGGCGTGGAGCCGGAGGCGCACTTCCGCCCGTCCGGCGTCCACAGCTGGGAATACTGGCAGTTCGAGATGCAGCAGGCCTGGCCGTCCATCGCGGACGCCCTGGCCATCCCCAAGGAAGACCGCGGGGCGGACTGCCAAGCCATCGGTGCCATCGGTGAGGCCACTAGGTCCGGCACCATCGGCGAGTGCGTCAACAACGAATACGACGCCGGCGATAACGGCAAGGCCCAGGACTTCAGCGCGGGCACCGCGTACTGGTCCCCGGAGACCGGCGCCAAAGCGCTGGTTGGCCGCATCAACGCGCGTTATAGCGAGATGGGTGGCCCGGGCTCCTGGCTGGGCTTCCCGCTGACCAACGAGGTAAAGACCCCGGATCAGCGCGGCCGCTTCGTCCACTTTGAGAACGGCTCCATCTACTGGACCGCCAAGACCGGCGCTTATGCCATCCCGAAGGACATGGTCGAGGCCTGGGGCAAGAACGGCTGGGAAGGCGGGGATCTTAAGTACCCGACCTCCGCGCCGCAGGAGGTCAACGGTGGCTTCCAGCAGGAGTTCGAGAACGGCGTCCTGACCCGTAACCCGGATAACTCCCACCACATCGTCCACGGCGCCATCGGCGCCAAGTACAAGGAGATGGGCGGCGCGACCACCGGTTTGGGCTTCCCGACCAGCGACGAGATCAAGATCAAGGGCGGCGCCTTCCAGGAGTTCGAGCACGGCAACATCTACTGGTCCCCGAAGACCGGCGCGCACTTCATCATGCATGGCAAGCTTTTCGATGCCTGGGGCGATCGCGGCTTCGAGCAGGGCGAGATGGGCTACCCGACCTCCGACACGGAGCAGATCCCGGCCGGCGGCCTGACCCAGAAGTTCCAGAAGGGCACTCTGAGCGAGATCTTCGGCCGCGTGCAGAAGTCCTAA
- a CDS encoding alpha/beta hydrolase produces the protein MTLTSFASRASRRVTAVVAAILMVVTMLAVAGPQRAEAAPRDYLRADATGHCDWDRVGWWVQRCDVWSQSMGRNIPVQIQPAKRGGNAGLYLLDGLRATDRTNAWVNDVNAAKTYEPHNITLVMPVGGQSSFYADWEGPATYDLTNPVNYKWETFLTQELPGYLERNFGVARNNNSIAGLSMGATSSIVLASKHPNQFRQAMSFSGYLTTTLPGAQTFMRLAMLDAGGFNINAMYGTLISPRRFANDPFHLTSGLRGKDVYVSAASGIPGPGDEKYLPQHRASGAALEAFSMVSTRLYELKARADGVKLTTDYPNVGLHNWNQFGRQLDKTKPRVLNVMNAW, from the coding sequence ATGACACTGACGTCTTTCGCCTCCCGCGCGTCCCGCCGGGTCACCGCAGTGGTCGCGGCCATCCTTATGGTCGTCACCATGCTCGCCGTGGCTGGCCCGCAGCGGGCCGAAGCCGCCCCGCGTGACTACCTGCGTGCCGACGCCACCGGTCACTGCGACTGGGACCGCGTGGGCTGGTGGGTCCAGCGCTGCGACGTGTGGTCCCAGTCCATGGGCCGCAACATCCCGGTCCAGATCCAGCCGGCCAAGCGCGGCGGCAACGCCGGCCTCTACCTGCTGGACGGCCTGCGCGCGACCGACCGCACCAACGCCTGGGTCAACGACGTGAACGCGGCGAAGACCTACGAGCCGCACAACATCACCCTGGTCATGCCGGTGGGAGGCCAGTCCTCCTTCTACGCCGACTGGGAAGGTCCGGCCACCTACGACCTGACCAACCCGGTCAACTACAAGTGGGAGACCTTCCTGACCCAGGAGCTGCCCGGCTACCTGGAGCGCAACTTCGGCGTTGCCCGCAACAACAACTCCATCGCGGGCCTGTCCATGGGCGCTACTTCATCCATCGTTTTGGCGAGCAAGCACCCGAACCAGTTCCGTCAGGCCATGTCCTTCTCCGGCTACCTGACCACCACGCTGCCGGGCGCCCAGACCTTCATGCGCCTGGCCATGCTGGACGCCGGCGGCTTTAACATCAACGCCATGTACGGCACCCTGATCAGCCCGCGCCGCTTCGCGAACGACCCGTTCCACCTGACCTCCGGCCTGCGCGGCAAGGACGTCTACGTCTCCGCCGCCTCCGGTATCCCGGGCCCGGGCGATGAGAAGTACCTGCCGCAGCACCGGGCATCGGGGGCGGCCCTGGAGGCCTTCTCCATGGTCTCGACCCGCCTGTACGAGCTCAAGGCCCGCGCCGACGGCGTCAAGCTGACCACGGACTACCCGAACGTCGGCCTGCACAACTGGAACCAGTTCGGCCGCCAGCTGGATAAGACCAAGCCGCGCGTCCTCAACGTGATGAACGCTTGGTAA
- the zomB gene encoding flagellar motor control protein ZomB yields the protein MQKIGSPRAAHLSVVGSSVAIGAITFFAAWQRRWIADDGLIVLRTVRNLLAGNGPVFNAGERVEANTSTLWQYLIYLGRLVTGAQLEEIAMWLAIALSVAALVVGTWATAQVHNTGGRHATRAVVLPAGALVYLALPPARDFFTSGLEWGLSIFYLAVLWWLLTRWVRGANPYLVAFWAGLSWLVRPELALYGGLTGIVLLVTHRRPAHWAGILGVALPLPLAYQVFRMGYYGLLTPHTAVAKSAADAAWGAGFNYLGDFVGPYWLWLPLLVLLALAVYQFRGDAHFSAVRSQPVVVGLLLVCALIHLLYVLRVGGDFMHGRMLLLPFFALLLPVFVLPVRDYWAAAGVAGIAVWAAVVAWRGHPVDWKIYEGELSIIDERDYWTYATKREPGNPPKDAEDYRKMRLLRGFDDAIDGLQRGDALAIRYLDGDSVEDNAWTTAGRDDNRHDPPTLYLINMGMSSMYSPLDVRVLDNIGLATPLAARQPRIEDGRIGHDKSLPLSWRAADSAVDIDELPAWYDKDEVAKNRRALEHPDFQQLFATYRGPLDAGRFFENIKFSLTDGRTLQFTDNAQDYLK from the coding sequence ATGCAAAAAATCGGTAGTCCCCGCGCGGCCCACCTCTCAGTGGTGGGCAGCAGTGTCGCTATCGGGGCGATTACCTTCTTCGCGGCGTGGCAGCGCCGGTGGATTGCCGACGACGGCCTCATCGTCCTGCGCACCGTCCGCAACCTTTTGGCCGGTAACGGGCCGGTCTTCAACGCGGGGGAGCGCGTGGAGGCCAACACCTCCACGCTGTGGCAGTACCTGATCTACCTGGGCCGCCTGGTCACTGGCGCCCAGCTGGAGGAAATCGCGATGTGGCTGGCCATCGCGCTGTCCGTGGCCGCCCTGGTGGTCGGCACGTGGGCCACGGCGCAGGTGCACAACACCGGCGGGCGGCACGCCACGCGCGCGGTGGTGCTGCCCGCCGGCGCGCTGGTCTACCTAGCGCTGCCACCGGCCCGGGACTTTTTCACCTCCGGGCTGGAGTGGGGCCTGTCCATCTTCTACCTCGCGGTCCTGTGGTGGCTGCTGACCCGCTGGGTGCGCGGGGCCAACCCTTACCTGGTGGCCTTCTGGGCCGGCCTGTCCTGGCTGGTGCGCCCGGAGCTGGCGCTCTACGGCGGGCTGACCGGCATCGTCCTGCTGGTGACCCACCGCCGCCCGGCGCACTGGGCGGGCATCCTGGGTGTGGCCCTGCCCCTGCCGCTGGCCTATCAGGTTTTCCGCATGGGCTACTACGGCCTACTGACCCCGCACACGGCCGTGGCCAAGTCGGCTGCCGATGCCGCCTGGGGCGCCGGCTTCAACTACCTCGGCGACTTCGTCGGCCCTTACTGGCTCTGGCTGCCTCTGCTGGTATTGCTGGCGCTGGCGGTCTACCAATTCCGCGGCGATGCGCACTTTTCCGCGGTGCGCAGCCAGCCCGTCGTCGTCGGCCTGCTGCTCGTCTGCGCGTTGATCCACCTGCTCTACGTGCTGCGCGTGGGCGGCGATTTCATGCACGGGCGCATGCTCTTGCTGCCGTTCTTCGCGCTGCTGCTGCCGGTCTTCGTGCTGCCGGTGCGGGATTACTGGGCCGCGGCCGGCGTGGCGGGGATTGCGGTCTGGGCCGCGGTGGTGGCCTGGCGCGGGCACCCGGTGGACTGGAAAATCTACGAGGGCGAGCTCTCCATCATCGACGAGCGCGACTACTGGACCTACGCCACCAAGCGGGAACCCGGAAACCCGCCGAAGGACGCGGAAGACTACCGGAAGATGCGCCTGCTGCGCGGCTTCGATGACGCCATTGACGGGCTGCAGCGCGGCGACGCGCTGGCCATCCGCTACCTCGACGGCGACTCCGTCGAAGACAACGCCTGGACGACCGCGGGGCGCGATGATAACCGCCACGACCCGCCGACGCTGTACCTCATCAACATGGGCATGTCCTCGATGTATTCGCCGCTGGACGTGCGCGTGCTGGACAACATCGGGTTGGCCACGCCGCTGGCGGCGCGGCAGCCGCGGATCGAGGACGGGCGCATCGGCCACGACAAGTCCCTGCCGCTTAGCTGGCGGGCCGCGGACTCCGCGGTGGACATCGATGAGCTGCCCGCGTGGTACGACAAGGACGAGGTGGCTAAGAACCGCCGGGCCCTCGAGCACCCGGATTTCCAGCAGCTTTTCGCGACCTACCGCGGCCCGTTGGATGCCGGAAGGTTCTTCGAAAACATCAAGTTCTCGCTGACCGACGGGCGGACGCTGCAGTTTACAGATAACGCACAGGACTACCTCAAGTAG
- a CDS encoding decaprenyl-phosphate phosphoribosyltransferase, translated as MSAHPHDDGNQSFFHSEPHTSGVDTGRKRKPPKNLADGMVKALRPKQWVKNVLVLAAPAAAGADALFHGRVLLDVLLAFVVFCMGASSIYLINDARDVEADRAHPTKRFRPIAAGVLPVQLAYVMAAVLIVGAIGLSLLATAGVELALVIAVYIALQLGYCFGWKHMPVIDIALVSSGFMLRTMAGGVAAGIELSQWFLLVAAFGSLFMASGKRYSEILLAENTGAKIRKSLEGYTPTYLRFVWTLAATAVVMSYTLWGFELSSQADGVAGIWYQVSMVPFTIAILRYAADVDRGHGGAPDEIALEDRVLQILALLWLACIAMAVYVFPMI; from the coding sequence ATGAGCGCCCATCCGCACGATGACGGCAACCAGAGCTTCTTTCACTCGGAGCCTCACACCTCCGGCGTAGACACGGGCCGGAAGCGCAAGCCGCCGAAGAACCTCGCCGACGGCATGGTCAAGGCCCTGCGCCCCAAACAGTGGGTCAAAAACGTGCTCGTGCTGGCCGCCCCGGCCGCCGCGGGCGCGGACGCGCTGTTCCACGGCCGCGTGCTGTTGGACGTCCTGCTGGCCTTCGTGGTCTTCTGCATGGGTGCGTCGTCCATCTACCTCATCAACGACGCCCGCGACGTCGAGGCCGACCGCGCGCACCCGACCAAGCGCTTCCGGCCGATTGCCGCCGGCGTGCTGCCGGTGCAGCTGGCCTACGTCATGGCGGCGGTGCTCATCGTCGGCGCCATCGGCCTGTCGCTGCTGGCCACCGCGGGCGTGGAGCTGGCGCTGGTCATCGCGGTCTATATCGCGCTGCAGCTGGGCTACTGCTTCGGCTGGAAGCACATGCCGGTGATCGACATCGCGCTGGTCTCCTCCGGCTTCATGCTGCGTACCATGGCCGGCGGTGTCGCCGCGGGCATCGAGCTGTCCCAGTGGTTCCTGCTGGTCGCCGCGTTCGGTTCGCTGTTCATGGCCTCCGGCAAGCGCTACTCGGAGATCCTGCTGGCGGAGAACACCGGCGCGAAGATCCGCAAGTCGCTGGAAGGCTATACACCTACCTACCTGCGCTTCGTGTGGACCCTGGCGGCCACGGCCGTGGTGATGTCCTACACGCTGTGGGGCTTCGAGCTGTCCAGCCAGGCCGATGGCGTGGCCGGTATCTGGTACCAAGTCTCGATGGTGCCGTTTACCATCGCTATCCTGCGTTACGCCGCGGACGTCGACCGCGGCCACGGCGGCGCGCCGGACGAGATCGCGCTGGAGGACCGCGTCCTGCAGATCCTGGCGCTGCTCTGGCTGGCTTGTATTGCCATGGCGGTCTATGTTTTCCCGATGATCTAA
- a CDS encoding phosphatase PAP2 family protein, translated as MSSISQLNDAESHVLKAIQDVAFDVPGVLPTARGLSHFGEHALGWMALSAMAAGIDKPRRRQWAGVGVAAFGSHAASVVIKRVVRRRRPDYSYVRVGVATPSRLSFPSSHSTSTAAFLVAAARVTGKRSFWLGVPVMMASRMVLGVHYPSDTAVGALLGATTAQVVSRLERKTA; from the coding sequence TTGAGTAGCATTTCTCAGCTCAACGATGCCGAGTCGCACGTCCTCAAAGCCATCCAGGACGTCGCCTTCGACGTGCCCGGCGTTCTGCCGACCGCGCGGGGCCTGAGCCACTTCGGCGAGCACGCGCTCGGCTGGATGGCGCTGTCCGCGATGGCGGCGGGCATCGATAAGCCCCGGCGCCGCCAGTGGGCCGGGGTGGGCGTGGCGGCCTTTGGCTCGCACGCGGCATCGGTAGTGATTAAGCGCGTGGTGCGCCGGCGCCGCCCGGACTACAGCTACGTGCGGGTCGGGGTGGCAACGCCGTCGCGCCTGTCCTTCCCGTCCTCGCACTCGACGTCGACGGCGGCCTTCCTCGTGGCGGCTGCCCGTGTGACTGGCAAGCGTAGCTTCTGGCTGGGCGTGCCGGTGATGATGGCGTCGCGTATGGTGCTGGGGGTGCATTATCCCTCTGATACTGCCGTGGGCGCCCTGCTGGGGGCCACCACGGCGCAGGTTGTAAGCCGGCTGGAAAGGAAAACCGCATGA
- a CDS encoding glycosyltransferase: protein MTYPQEYEAVQRVLLPKRGEPNDVRMLYLIESPQNRQRLSWHDRTTLTIPAGEEVSFETYFNAFPASYWRRWSQLDSIVLSLHVKGQANVSVYRSKENGQRIGVANHLVEDGEHHFELPLKNFEDGGWLWFDVTAETETELSQVAWCAPHAPGEQVLPDGTTQPAADKRVAVGIPTFNRPTDAVAALQALAEDPVVDGIIDYVLMPDQGNQHPADEPGYDAAVAHFGERFREFRQGNLGGSGGYSRIMFEAIENTDSPFILYMDDDIAIEPDSILRAVQAARYAARPIIVGGQMLNLQERSQLRTTGEQVNKSDFMWGPAPHAVYDHDFARYPLSAIGDAQSHKEPNKYDSRALHRRVDVEYNGWWMCLFPRVVAEKMGQPLPLFIKWDDTEYSLRAGRAGFPTVTWPGAAIWHMAWADKDDAIDWQAYFHLRNRLIVAAIYHDGDPRGITRSIFKSTLKHTMCMEYSTMAIQLEAMRDFLAGPDQLFDILESSLPRINKIRSQYSDAQILPSAAELPAPTGAPGVPTRNIGGRLGKIKKLPWLFKSIKHLASKEDPAHHAAPQLNLTPEEARWFTLSRLDSATVSTAGGTGVAFRKRDRELAQDLVGQTRELLKEIENHFDELRATYRAALPALTSRESWRKIFE from the coding sequence GTGACTTACCCCCAGGAATATGAAGCAGTGCAACGCGTCTTGCTGCCCAAGCGCGGCGAGCCGAATGACGTGCGCATGCTCTACCTCATTGAATCTCCGCAGAACCGCCAGCGCCTGAGCTGGCACGACCGCACCACCCTGACCATTCCGGCCGGCGAGGAGGTCTCCTTCGAGACCTACTTCAACGCCTTCCCGGCGTCCTACTGGCGCCGCTGGTCGCAGCTGGACTCTATCGTCCTGTCGCTGCACGTCAAAGGCCAGGCGAATGTCTCGGTGTACCGCTCCAAGGAAAACGGGCAGCGCATCGGCGTGGCCAACCACCTGGTCGAGGACGGCGAGCACCACTTCGAGCTGCCGCTGAAGAACTTCGAGGACGGCGGCTGGCTGTGGTTCGACGTCACCGCCGAGACCGAAACCGAGCTCTCCCAGGTCGCCTGGTGCGCCCCGCACGCCCCGGGCGAGCAGGTGCTGCCTGACGGCACCACCCAGCCGGCCGCGGACAAGCGCGTGGCCGTGGGCATCCCAACCTTCAACCGCCCGACCGACGCGGTGGCGGCACTGCAGGCGCTGGCCGAGGACCCGGTCGTCGACGGCATCATCGACTACGTGCTCATGCCGGACCAGGGCAACCAGCACCCGGCGGATGAGCCGGGCTACGACGCGGCCGTCGCCCACTTCGGCGAGCGCTTCCGCGAGTTCCGCCAGGGCAACCTGGGCGGCTCCGGCGGGTATTCCCGCATCATGTTCGAGGCCATCGAAAACACCGACTCGCCGTTCATCCTCTACATGGACGACGACATCGCCATCGAGCCCGACTCCATCCTGCGCGCGGTGCAGGCGGCCCGCTACGCCGCACGCCCCATCATCGTCGGTGGCCAGATGCTCAACCTGCAGGAGCGCAGCCAGCTGCGCACCACCGGCGAGCAGGTCAACAAGTCCGACTTCATGTGGGGCCCGGCCCCGCACGCGGTCTACGACCACGACTTCGCTAGGTACCCGCTCTCAGCTATTGGCGATGCCCAGTCGCACAAGGAACCCAACAAGTACGACTCGCGTGCCCTGCACCGTCGCGTCGACGTGGAATACAACGGCTGGTGGATGTGCCTGTTTCCGCGCGTGGTGGCTGAAAAGATGGGCCAGCCGCTGCCGCTGTTTATCAAGTGGGACGACACCGAGTACTCCCTGCGCGCCGGGCGCGCTGGCTTCCCGACTGTGACCTGGCCGGGCGCGGCAATCTGGCACATGGCCTGGGCGGACAAGGACGACGCCATCGACTGGCAGGCCTATTTCCACCTGCGCAACCGCCTGATCGTGGCGGCCATCTACCACGACGGCGATCCGCGCGGTATCACCCGCTCCATCTTCAAGTCCACGCTCAAGCACACCATGTGCATGGAGTACTCCACCATGGCCATTCAGCTGGAGGCCATGCGGGACTTTTTGGCCGGCCCGGACCAGCTCTTCGACATCCTGGAGTCCTCCCTGCCGCGGATCAACAAGATCCGCTCGCAGTACTCCGACGCGCAGATCCTGCCCTCGGCGGCCGAGCTTCCGGCCCCGACGGGCGCGCCGGGCGTGCCGACCCGCAACATCGGCGGCCGCCTGGGCAAGATCAAGAAGCTGCCCTGGCTGTTCAAGAGCATCAAGCACCTGGCCAGCAAGGAAGACCCGGCACACCACGCGGCGCCGCAGCTAAACCTGACGCCGGAGGAGGCACGCTGGTTCACGCTGTCGCGCCTGGACTCGGCGACGGTCTCGACCGCCGGCGGCACCGGCGTGGCCTTCCGCAAGCGCGACCGCGAGCTGGCCCAAGACCTGGTGGGGCAGACCCGCGAGCTGCTCAAGGAGATCGAGAACCACTTCGACGAACTGCGCGCCACCTACCGCGCCGCCCTGCCGGCGCTGACCAGCCGTGAATCCTGGAGGAAGATCTTTGAGTAG
- a CDS encoding three-helix bundle dimerization domain-containing protein — translation MMNNNRVFDTLRKDLHAAFGHAHSAEAIDAKLDEVIAKHSERAVLEEFVPVLVEREVMEYFGEHRIHVRFAAGTDHALAEAAVELTKKHAGDALLVDAAVSHPENEDASHMGHVLAERGLSEGQPRHFDDARTVTMPDFIVYLGRDVVRDEAGKDVKIWDILPAVTVEQTRELADDLEARVLYMLGKLGIDPVNEKVAVEA, via the coding sequence ATGATGAATAATAACCGAGTTTTTGACACCCTGCGCAAGGACCTGCACGCAGCTTTCGGGCATGCGCACAGCGCCGAGGCGATTGATGCCAAGCTGGATGAGGTCATCGCCAAGCACTCCGAGCGTGCTGTCTTGGAAGAGTTCGTCCCGGTCCTGGTGGAGCGGGAAGTCATGGAGTACTTCGGCGAGCACCGCATTCACGTGCGCTTTGCCGCCGGTACCGACCACGCCCTGGCGGAGGCCGCCGTGGAGCTGACCAAGAAGCACGCCGGCGACGCCCTGCTGGTGGATGCGGCCGTGTCCCACCCGGAAAACGAGGACGCCAGCCACATGGGCCACGTCCTGGCCGAGCGGGGTCTCAGCGAGGGCCAGCCGCGCCACTTCGACGATGCCCGGACGGTCACCATGCCGGACTTCATCGTCTACCTGGGCCGCGACGTCGTCCGCGACGAGGCGGGCAAGGACGTCAAGATCTGGGACATCCTGCCGGCCGTAACGGTCGAGCAGACCCGTGAGCTGGCCGACGATCTGGAAGCCCGCGTGCTCTACATGTTGGGCAAGCTGGGCATCGACCCGGTGAACGAAAAGGTTGCCGTCGAGGCCTAA